The sequence CGCTTTCAGCGCGTAATAGCGATGCGACAGCTTTGGATAGGCGGCACGGACCGAGGCGACTAGCGCATCCACCACTTCGCGCTCGACGCGGTTGTTCAGATGGCGGGAATCCGCGACGTCCTTGAAACCGCGCCAGCGGTCGGAGATGTCCTTGTCCTTGGCGAGCGTGTTGGTGATCAGCGCGAAGGTGCGCTCATTGGCCTTGAAGGTTTTTGCCAGCGCTTCGGCCGCTGCCTTGCGCTTGGCGCCGTCGCGGTCCTGCAGGAAATTGAGCGTCGGCTCGATTGCCAGTTCTTTCGCACCGACCTTGAAACGCAGGCTGGAAATGGTCTGGTCGAACAGGCGGTTGAAGGCGGAATAGCCGGTCTGCGCCTTCTCCAGGAAGAGCTGTTCGAGCTTGTCATCGAGCTGGTACGGCTTCTCCTTGCGCAGATCCTCGATCCACGGACGGTAATACGCGAGCTCCGGGGCCTGCATCGCGCGGGTCAAAATATCGTCATCGATGCGGTTGAGCTCGAGCGCGAAGAACAGAAGATGCGTCGACGCCGCCGTCAGGCGTTCGGACACATCGCCGTAAAACTTTGAAATCTTGGGATCAACGCTGTCGCCGGCATGGACGAGACCGGCATAGGAGCCGAGGCGGCCGGCGAGATCGTCGATCGCCTCATAGCGCCGCACGGCTTCGGCGAGCCATTTTCCGCCATCTTCGTTTGCTGTCCCTGTCGCGAGCTTGCCCTTGTAGTCGGTCTCGAACGCGACGCAATCGGCATCCATCTTTTCGAGGTCGCGCGCCACTTCCGGCGCATCGATCCCGGAATAGAGATCGGCGAGGTTCCACTCCGGAAGCTTGCCGGTCTTGCTCGCAGCTTTGGAGGGTTTTGCCTTGGCGGCCGATTTCTTGGCGACGGATGTCTTGGTAGCTGACTTGCGAAGGGCTGGCTTTTTGAGAGCGGGCTTGTTCAAGGCAGACTTCTTGTTCAAGGCAGACTTGGAGCGCGAATTCATTGTGTGGGAAACCTGTGTTCAACAATCGCGACGACGGGCTGGGGCATCAAGGTTTAAGAGTGCGTTAATCGGCTTCGGCCAGAGTGACCCGATTCGAGACAGATAGTAGTAGCGTGCGGGGAACACCATGGCTGCCTGTATTTTGATCGCCGACGACGACGCTGTAGCCCGCCGGCTGGTCGAGAACATGGTGCAGAAATGCGGCTATGAAACGATTGTCGTGGAGTCTGGCGATGCCGCAATCGCCGCCCTCACCGCCCCCGACGCACCCGCCATCGACGGCGTCATCCTCGATCTCGTGATGCCCGGCCTCGACGGCATGGGCGTGCTGGCGAAGATCCGCGAAGCGGGCCTCTCCGTACCCGTCATCGTACAGACCGCCCATGGCGGCATCGACAATGTGATCTCGGCGATGCGCGCAGGCGCCGCCGATTTCGTGGTCAAGCCGGTCGGCATGGAGCGGCTTCAAGTCAGCTTGCGCAACGCGCTCAACACCTCCGCGCTCAAAGGCGAATTGCAGCGCATCCGTCACAGCCGCGAAGGACGGCTGACCTTCTCCGACATCATCACCCGCGCCGAGGCGATGGCACCGGTCATGCGCGCGGCGCAGAAGGCGGCGAATTCCTCGATCCCCGTGCTGATCGAAGGCGAGTCCGGCGTCGGCAAGGAGATGTTCGCGCGCGCCATCCATGGCAGCGGCGAGCGCAAGGCGAAGCCCTTCGTCGCGGTCAATTGCGGCGCAATCCCCGACAATCTCGTCGAGTCCATCCTGTTCGGCCACGAGAAGGGCGCCTTCACCGGCGCCACCGAACGCCACACCGGCAAGTTCGTCGAGGCCCATGGCGGCACGCTGTTCCTGGACGAGGTCAGCGAGCTGCCGCTGACCGCTCAGGTCAAGCTGCTGCGCGCACTCCAGGAAGGCGCGGTCGAGGCGGTCGGCGGCCGCAAGCCCGTCAAGGTCGACGTCCGCATCGTCTCGGCGACCAACCGCAAGCTGCTGGAGCGGGTGAAGCAGGGCCACTTCCGCGAAGACCTGTTCTATCGCCTGCACGTGCTGCCGCTGACGATCCCCTCGCTCCGCGCCCGGCGCGAGGACGTCCCGCATCTGCTGCGGCATTTCCTCGCGCGCTTTGCCGCCGAGGAGAGCCGCCCCATCACCGGCATCAGCGGCGAGGCCGTGGCGCATCTCGCCCAGCTCGACTGGCCCGGCAACATCCGCCAGCTCGAGAACGCAGTCTACCGCGCCGTGGTGATGAGCGACGGCGACCAGCTTGGCCTCGCGGACTTCCCCCTGCTCACCGCCCAGCCGCATGGCGCAACGGACATCCCGACCGCTCCGCTGATACTGGAGCCGATCGCCGCGCCTTCGGTGGTGTCGGGTAGCGACATACCAATCGCGCCGCTTCCCCTGGCGGGAAACCTGTCGATGCTGACGCCGACCGGCGACGTCCGCCCGCTCGAGGACATGGAGAACGAGATCATCCGTTTCGCCATCTCGCACTATCGCGGACAGATGTCGGAAGTCGCCCGCCGCCTCAAAATCGGCCGGTCCACCCTCTACCGGAAACTCGACGAAGCCGGGGTTCCCGGCCATGGCGGGAAAAGCGGTGAGGAGACGCACTGAGCCTTATGCGAACGCACGTTCGCGCGAGGCCGGGAAGCGACCGCAAGCCGTTGAATTACGGCAAAATTCGACGGCGGCTTGAACCGTGACTTGGAAGTGACAGACAGAGGGAAAAGCGCGTGCGGCCAGCGCACAATCCGTTGCCAAGAGGCTCCCTTGAAGTCAGTTTGTCGTGAGTTGTCCCGGGTAGCGCTGGCTGCAAAATCGGGGCCTGTATATCGTCTGGCGTAGGGAATCGTTGCGTGCAGGCGTGCGACTTTCGAGAGGCCGGCGCGATTAGCCGAAACTCAATTAGGCGATAACGAAGCTGTTCCACGAGGAACAGTTCACCCGAGGGGTGTGACACAATGCGTGACTGTTTGAACCACCGTGCAGGCTTTGACCGTGTCTTGATGACGGTCGCGGCAACCTTCCTCACGGTGTCGGCCGGCTCGGCGCTGGCGCAGGATCAGGCGCGCAGCAGCGCTGCCGAACTCGCGATCGAAGCCGCGATCCCGCGCCCCGAGCCCGCCAACGTTCCGCCCCCGACCGCTTCCGACATCAAGCTCGACACCACCGCCACGGTGCAGGATCCTGCCAAGGAAACTGCCAAAGAGCCCGTCAAGGCGGACGCCGCGCCCGCGCCCGACAAGGTCGAGACCAAGCCGTCCGACGTCGCCGCCACGCCCGCACCTGAGGCGCCGAAGAGCGAGACGGCCAAATCTGAGCCTGCCAAAACCGAGCCTGCCAAGGCTGACACTGCGACAGCACCGCCGGCTCCCGCAGCGCCTGCCACTGCGGCGGCTCCGGCCGCCGAGCCGGTCAAGGCTGCCAGCAACGTTCCCGCCGCCGACCAGCCGGTCGCCGACAAGCTCAAGGACATCATCGGCGCCAAGACCTCGCGCCATTTCGACCGCAAGAACGAGCGCGCGGCGATCGAGAAGTTTTATGGCGCCCGCGACTTCGCGCCGGTGTGGACACAAGGCGGCAGCCTGACTGCCGCTGCCAAGGGCGTGATCGCGCGGCTCAAAGATGCGGCCTCCGACGGTCTCAATCCCGCCGACTATCCGGCGCCGGATTTCGCCGCCGCCACGACGCCCGATGCGCTCGCCGACGCCGAGCTGAAGCTCACCGCCAGCATGTTCGACTATGCGCGCCAGGCCCAGAGCGGCCGCATGCACTGGTCGCAGGTCAGCGGCGACATCCTCTATCCCGAGCATCCGGTCGATCCGAGCGAGGTGCTCACCAAGGTCACGACCGCGACTGACGCGTCCGCCGCGCTCGACAGCTACAACCCGCCGCACAAGCTCTACAAGGAGCTGAAGGCCAAGCTCGCGGAGCTCCGCGGCCAGGGCAGCGGCCCGGTGATCGAGATCGCCGACGGTCCTGCGCTGAAGTACACCCCGGCCGGCAAGAAGCAGGCGGAGATCGTCGTGGACGATCCGCGCGTCCCGCAGCTGCGCGCCAAGCTCGGCATCGCCGAGAACGCCAGCGACAGCCGCTATGACGCTGCGGTCGCCGAAGCCGTGCGCAAATTCCAGAGCGGCGCCGAGATGAAGCCGACCGGCATCCTCGACGACAAGACCGTCAAGGCGCTCAACACCCCCAAGCGCGACAAGCAGATCGACACCGTGCTGGTGAACATGGAGCGCTGGCGTTGGCTGCCGCGCGACCTCGGCGTGCCCGCGCTGGGCGATGCCTATGTCATCCTCAACATTCCCGACTACACGCTGAAGGTGATGCAGCGCGGCCAGCAGGTCTGGACCACCCGCGTCGTCACCGGCAAGCCCGGCCAGCACGCCACCCCGTTGCTGACCGAGACGATGAAGTACATCACGGTCAACCCGACCTGGAACGTGCCGCCGTCGATCGTCTACAACGAGTATCTGCCGGCGCTTCAGCAGGACCCGACCGTGCTCCAGCGCATGGGCCTCAAGCTCGAGCAGAACCGCGACGGCTCGGTGCACATCTCGCAGCCGCCCGGTGAAGCCAACGCGCTCGGCCGCATCCGCTTCAACTTCCCGAACAAGTTCCTGGTCTATCAGCACGACACGCCGGACAAGAACCTGTTCGCCCGGGAAGACCGCGCCTTCAGCCATGGCTGCATGCGCGTCCAGAACCCGGATCAGTACGCCTCCGTGCTGCTCAACATCGCGATGCCGAACGACAAGTACACGCCCGAGCGCGTGCGCAGCATGTACGGCAAGAGCGAGATCGACCTGAAATTCCCCACCCCGATCCCGGTCAACATCACCTATCAGACCGCGTTCGTGGACGACGCCGGCAAGCTGCAAATCCGCAAGGACGTCTATGGCCGCGACGCGACCATGATCAACATCCTGAAGAACGGCCGCGGCAAGGATCTCGAGAACGTCGTCGCGCACTCGCAGCCGAGCTATTCGCGCCCGGCGACCACCCTGCCCTCGGGCGTTGCGGTGGCCAACAATGGCGGCGGCTTCGGCTCGTCCGGTCCGAACTTCTTCGAGCGGCTGTTCGGAGCCCCGACCCCGCCGCCGGCTCCGGTCGGCCGCCGGCCGCAGCGGGTGTTCACCCGCTGAGGCCCGCCCGGCGCCTCATTTCCTGAAATTCTGCAATGAAATCAGCGCCCTCATCCCCAGATGGGGGCGCTTAACGTTAACCATTCTCCGACCTGCCCTCAGGCAGCGGGCGTTTTTTTGCCACAGTCAACCGTTTAGGATTGTAGCCTGACTTGGTTTGGGGGCGGGAAGGTCAACCTCGAATTAACCTTCTTGCTTTAAGAAAGCGTTCATCCTCTTTCGCGCGCTAACGGGGTTGGCGGGAGAGTCCATTTGAACGCTCGTCGACTGGGTGGGCTCATTCGTGCTGACTGGTCTTGCACGCCAACTTGCTGTGCTGTCGTTGTCCCATGCGGGAGTGAAGGTCGGATCTCGGATCGGCCTCGCTTCCGTATTGCTGCTGGCTGCCGCCGGCTCGGTCCATAACGCCGCCGCGCTGAACGAGACCAAGACCCTCTCCTTCCACCACACCCATTCCGGCGAAGACCTCACGGTCACCTTCAAGCGCGACGGGCGCTATGACGAAGCCGCGCTGAAGCAGCTCAACCATTTCCTGCGCGACTGGCGCACCCAGGACGAGACGGTCATGGACCGTCACCTCTTCGACATCCTCTGGGAAGTCTACCGCGACGTCGACGGCAAGCAGCCGATCCAGATCATCTCCTCCTACCGCTCCCCCGCCACCAACGCCATGCTCCGCCGCCGCTCCTCGGGCGTGGCGCGCTTCAGCCAGCACATGCTGGGCCATGCGATGGACTTCTACATCCCGGGCGTGCCGCTGGAGCAGATCCGCTTCGCCGGCCTGCGCCTGCAGCGCGGCGGCGTCGGTTTCTATCCGACCTCGGGCTCGCCCTTCGTGCATCTGGACACCGGCAGCATCCGGCACTGGCCGCGCATGACGCATGACCAGCTCGCCCGCGTCTTCCCGGACGGGAAGACGGTGCATCTGCCGACCGACGGCACGCCGCTGAAGGGTTATGAGCTCGCCAGGGCCGAGATCGAGCGTCGCGGCAGCGGCGATGACGGCGCCAGCAAGCCGAACTTCTTCGCCGCTCTGTTCAAGAGCAAGTCGGCGCCGCCCGCCGCCAGCAGCAGCGACGAGGATGACGAGGGCGCGCCGGCCCCGGCCGCGAAGTCGTCCGGGCCGACGGTGGTCGCCGCCGCAGCCAAGCCGGCCGACCCGGTCCCGACCCCGCGCGCCAAGCCGCAGGTCGCCGCCACCCTCCAGCTCGCCTCGGCCGATGCGCAGCTCGTTGCGCCGCCCAAGCCGAAGCCCGCGCCCGTGGCTGACAAGCCCGCCGCCAAACCTGCCGAGGCCAAGCCGGAGACCCCGGCCGACATCATCAATGCCCGCGGCTTCTGGGATGCCCCCGCCACGCCGCAGCAGGCCACGCCCGCCCAGGTCGCGGCGCTGAAGGCCCGCCAGGCGCTTGCCTCAGCGAGCGATCCGCAGCCAACCGCAAGCGTGTCTAGCGCAACTCTTCAGGCGCTGGCTTACGCGCCGGCCGCCTCCCCGGTCGACCGCAGCAACGTTGTCGCCGCCTCCGCGCCGATCCCGCGCTCCGCCCGTCCGGGCACGCGCGGCGCGGCACCCGCCACCGAGATCAACAGTGTGGTCGGCAAGAGCGTCGACGGCATGGTCGCGACCGCGACCCGCCTGTCCGCGGCCAAGAACGAGAGCATCTGGCTCAAGATCGTGATGCTGTCGCCGAGCGCCAGCCGCGCGATGTCGGTCACGCTGATGGGCGAGCTCGATACGGCGGCGCTGCGCGGCTATTTCGTCAAGCCGCAGACGGTGATCGCGATGGGCTTCACCGAGGACCCCATGCCGGGCCTGTCCTGCGACAGCTTCTCGGGCAGCGCGACCGCGAAGCTCGAGACGACGTCGTTCGTCATGCGCACGGCCGCGCTGCGCTGAGGCTGTTAGCCCTCGCTCTATCCACGACCTTAGCCTCGTAGCCCGGATGAGCGCAGCGACATCCGGGAAAGCGGCGCGCGCTGCGACATCCCGGATATCGCTTCGCTCATCCGGGCTACAGGTTCACAGCTTCTATTTTCGCTTTCCCGCCCCGCCGATCCAGATGATAGGTCAGCGCCAGCGACAAGCAGACGGCGAGCTCCCGCTTTGGCAATTTGCCCGCCACCGGCAACAGCAAAGCCCTCGTCTGCCGATACTCGAACTGATCTGGAAAGCGCTCGCGAAAGGTGTCGACCAGCGTCGTCTTGCAGTTGAACAGAACGGCGGCGTGATCGGAATCCTTCAGGCGGCCGAGCCTGATCGTTGAGCCGCTGCCCGTCTCTTCGGTCAGATAGGCGGGCTCGCCCCATTTCAGGGTTTCGCTGAGCCGGCCGACCTCCTCATGCTCTGCGGCGGTCGCAAAGATCAGATCGCGCACCTGAAGGAGCCGCTTGCGCATCGGCGCCGGAAAGGCGTCGAAGGCCCGGCTCACCTCGCGCGGCAATATCGGCTCGGTCACAGTCTCACTCTCGATGGATCGGCAATCGGTCTCCGCCGTGCGCCAGATCAAGTCGGCAGGCCCGCCCGGAGAAGGCCAGCCTCATAGCGCTGACGATCGACCTCCCGCTTGTAATGCTGGGTCGCAAGATGATTGGCGACGGAAAATGCCGGCTCACGCTTGAGAACTTCGGCCGCGTGCGCGCCGGCAGCCACTGCATTGCCCATCTGCGCGAATATCCCGGCGAGGAACGCATGATGGGTGTGATCGGGGCGTGAGATCCGCGAGAACGCTTCGGCGGCTTCGGCGTATTTCTCGGCACAGTAATAGGCACGCCCGAGATGGCTCCAGAAGCGTTCCGGATGATACGGGTTGAGCCGCATCGCCTTCTTGATCCAGTCGATGCCCTCCTCCGGCCTCCCCAGCCAGGTCAGCAGTTCGCCCTGCTGCACCACCACGAGGTCATAATTCGGGTTGAGCGCGAGCGCGCGTTCCTGATGGTAAGTGGCCTTATCATGATCGTCGCGGTTCAGATTGAGTGCCGCGAGGATGCGATGGACGTCGCTGTCATTGTCATCGAGGCCCAGCGCGGTTTCCAGCTCTGAAGCCACCTGCTCAAAGGTAGCGTCGCGATCCGCGCACCAGCTATAGACCCAGGTCTGGCCCAGGACGCACGCCTTCCACGCATGCGCGTGAGCATAGTTCGCGTCGAGCTCGAGCGCCCGGTCGAGCAGAAGCTGCGCCCGCGCATTGTCTTCGCGATTGGAGCGATGGTGCAAGACCTTCGCGGCCAGCACGCATTCATAGGCCGCCATGTTGTCCGTCGGCTTGCGGTTCGCGCGATCGTGCGTCGCCGCCTCGACACGGCCGGGCAACGTGGCGGCGATCGCCCGGGTCATCTCGTCCTGGATGGCGAAGATGTCCTTGAGCTCGCCGTCATAGCGCTCGGCCCAGATATGCCGATCCGTCTCCGCATCGATCAGCTGCACGGTGACGCGGACGCGATCCCCGGCCTTTCGCACGCTTCCCTCGATGACGTAGTCGACACCGAATTCGCGGCCGACGTCCTGTACCTTAACCGACTTTCCCTTGTACACGAAGGTCGAGTTGCGCGAGATCACCAGCAGGTCGTGGAAGCGTGAAAGCTCGGTGATGATGTCCTCGGTCAAACCGTCTGCAAAGAACTCCTGCTCCGGATCGCCGCTCATGTTGGCGAAGGGCAGCACGGCGATTGACGGTTTCTTCGACTTGCCGGTCACCTTTGCAGCGGCCGTCGTGCCGGCTGGCGCGCTTGCCGACCCATCCTCCAATCGAATCCGGTAGACGCGGATGGCGCGCGCGATGTTCTTGACGTTCTGCTCGCCGATGTCCTCGAATGCGACACCATCGAGGCGCTGGCCCAGCTGGTCACGCACTGCGCTGGAGATGCAAATGCCTCCAGGCTCGGCCAGTGCCTCCAACCGTGCCGCGACGTTGACACCGTCGCCGAAAATGTCGTTCTGATCGACGATCACGTCGCCCAGATTGATACCGATGCGGAATTGTATCCATCGCGGCGGCGGGACATCGGCGTTGCGACGCCCCATCCGGCTCTGAATTTCAGCAGCGCACAACACGGCGTCGACGACGCTATGGAATTCGACGAGCAGGCCGTCGCCCGTCGTCTTGATGATGCGGCCGTGATTTTTGGCAATCGCCGGATCGATGAGCTCGATCCGGTGGGTCTTGAGGCGCGCGAGCGTGCCACCCTCGTCGACCTCCATGAGCCGACTAAAGCCGACCATGTCAGCCGCGAGGACCGCGGCGAGCCTGCGCTCTGGTCCAGGCACATCCATAGCTCGGTCCCTTCA is a genomic window of Bradyrhizobium sp. CB1717 containing:
- a CDS encoding M3 family oligoendopeptidase; the encoded protein is MNSRSKSALNKKSALNKPALKKPALRKSATKTSVAKKSAAKAKPSKAASKTGKLPEWNLADLYSGIDAPEVARDLEKMDADCVAFETDYKGKLATGTANEDGGKWLAEAVRRYEAIDDLAGRLGSYAGLVHAGDSVDPKISKFYGDVSERLTAASTHLLFFALELNRIDDDILTRAMQAPELAYYRPWIEDLRKEKPYQLDDKLEQLFLEKAQTGYSAFNRLFDQTISSLRFKVGAKELAIEPTLNFLQDRDGAKRKAAAEALAKTFKANERTFALITNTLAKDKDISDRWRGFKDVADSRHLNNRVEREVVDALVASVRAAYPKLSHRYYALKAKWFGKKRLAYWDRNAPLPFAATDVIGWPDARNMVLTAYRGFSPEMADIAERFFTDRWIDAPVRPGKVPGAFSHPTTPSAHPYVLMNYQGKPRDVMTLAHELGHGVHQVLAAKNGALMAPTPLTLAETASVFGEMLTFKRLLAQTKNAKQRQAMLAGKVEDMINTVVRQIAFYSFERAVHTERKNGELTATRLGEIWLSVQGESLGPAIEIKAGYENYWMYIPHFIHSPFYVYAYAFGDCLVNSLYAVYEHAAEGFAERYLDMLAAGGTKHYSELLRPFGLDAKDPKFWDGGLSVIAGMIDELEAMG
- a CDS encoding adenylate/guanylate cyclase domain-containing protein, whose translation is MDVPGPERRLAAVLAADMVGFSRLMEVDEGGTLARLKTHRIELIDPAIAKNHGRIIKTTGDGLLVEFHSVVDAVLCAAEIQSRMGRRNADVPPPRWIQFRIGINLGDVIVDQNDIFGDGVNVAARLEALAEPGGICISSAVRDQLGQRLDGVAFEDIGEQNVKNIARAIRVYRIRLEDGSASAPAGTTAAAKVTGKSKKPSIAVLPFANMSGDPEQEFFADGLTEDIITELSRFHDLLVISRNSTFVYKGKSVKVQDVGREFGVDYVIEGSVRKAGDRVRVTVQLIDAETDRHIWAERYDGELKDIFAIQDEMTRAIAATLPGRVEAATHDRANRKPTDNMAAYECVLAAKVLHHRSNREDNARAQLLLDRALELDANYAHAHAWKACVLGQTWVYSWCADRDATFEQVASELETALGLDDNDSDVHRILAALNLNRDDHDKATYHQERALALNPNYDLVVVQQGELLTWLGRPEEGIDWIKKAMRLNPYHPERFWSHLGRAYYCAEKYAEAAEAFSRISRPDHTHHAFLAGIFAQMGNAVAAGAHAAEVLKREPAFSVANHLATQHYKREVDRQRYEAGLLRAGLPT
- a CDS encoding DUF1801 domain-containing protein, coding for MTEPILPREVSRAFDAFPAPMRKRLLQVRDLIFATAAEHEEVGRLSETLKWGEPAYLTEETGSGSTIRLGRLKDSDHAAVLFNCKTTLVDTFRERFPDQFEYRQTRALLLPVAGKLPKRELAVCLSLALTYHLDRRGGKAKIEAVNL
- a CDS encoding DUF882 domain-containing protein codes for the protein MGSFVLTGLARQLAVLSLSHAGVKVGSRIGLASVLLLAAAGSVHNAAALNETKTLSFHHTHSGEDLTVTFKRDGRYDEAALKQLNHFLRDWRTQDETVMDRHLFDILWEVYRDVDGKQPIQIISSYRSPATNAMLRRRSSGVARFSQHMLGHAMDFYIPGVPLEQIRFAGLRLQRGGVGFYPTSGSPFVHLDTGSIRHWPRMTHDQLARVFPDGKTVHLPTDGTPLKGYELARAEIERRGSGDDGASKPNFFAALFKSKSAPPAASSSDEDDEGAPAPAAKSSGPTVVAAAAKPADPVPTPRAKPQVAATLQLASADAQLVAPPKPKPAPVADKPAAKPAEAKPETPADIINARGFWDAPATPQQATPAQVAALKARQALASASDPQPTASVSSATLQALAYAPAASPVDRSNVVAASAPIPRSARPGTRGAAPATEINSVVGKSVDGMVATATRLSAAKNESIWLKIVMLSPSASRAMSVTLMGELDTAALRGYFVKPQTVIAMGFTEDPMPGLSCDSFSGSATAKLETTSFVMRTAALR
- a CDS encoding sigma-54 dependent transcriptional regulator, encoding MAACILIADDDAVARRLVENMVQKCGYETIVVESGDAAIAALTAPDAPAIDGVILDLVMPGLDGMGVLAKIREAGLSVPVIVQTAHGGIDNVISAMRAGAADFVVKPVGMERLQVSLRNALNTSALKGELQRIRHSREGRLTFSDIITRAEAMAPVMRAAQKAANSSIPVLIEGESGVGKEMFARAIHGSGERKAKPFVAVNCGAIPDNLVESILFGHEKGAFTGATERHTGKFVEAHGGTLFLDEVSELPLTAQVKLLRALQEGAVEAVGGRKPVKVDVRIVSATNRKLLERVKQGHFREDLFYRLHVLPLTIPSLRARREDVPHLLRHFLARFAAEESRPITGISGEAVAHLAQLDWPGNIRQLENAVYRAVVMSDGDQLGLADFPLLTAQPHGATDIPTAPLILEPIAAPSVVSGSDIPIAPLPLAGNLSMLTPTGDVRPLEDMENEIIRFAISHYRGQMSEVARRLKIGRSTLYRKLDEAGVPGHGGKSGEETH
- a CDS encoding L,D-transpeptidase family protein — encoded protein: MRDCLNHRAGFDRVLMTVAATFLTVSAGSALAQDQARSSAAELAIEAAIPRPEPANVPPPTASDIKLDTTATVQDPAKETAKEPVKADAAPAPDKVETKPSDVAATPAPEAPKSETAKSEPAKTEPAKADTATAPPAPAAPATAAAPAAEPVKAASNVPAADQPVADKLKDIIGAKTSRHFDRKNERAAIEKFYGARDFAPVWTQGGSLTAAAKGVIARLKDAASDGLNPADYPAPDFAAATTPDALADAELKLTASMFDYARQAQSGRMHWSQVSGDILYPEHPVDPSEVLTKVTTATDASAALDSYNPPHKLYKELKAKLAELRGQGSGPVIEIADGPALKYTPAGKKQAEIVVDDPRVPQLRAKLGIAENASDSRYDAAVAEAVRKFQSGAEMKPTGILDDKTVKALNTPKRDKQIDTVLVNMERWRWLPRDLGVPALGDAYVILNIPDYTLKVMQRGQQVWTTRVVTGKPGQHATPLLTETMKYITVNPTWNVPPSIVYNEYLPALQQDPTVLQRMGLKLEQNRDGSVHISQPPGEANALGRIRFNFPNKFLVYQHDTPDKNLFAREDRAFSHGCMRVQNPDQYASVLLNIAMPNDKYTPERVRSMYGKSEIDLKFPTPIPVNITYQTAFVDDAGKLQIRKDVYGRDATMINILKNGRGKDLENVVAHSQPSYSRPATTLPSGVAVANNGGGFGSSGPNFFERLFGAPTPPPAPVGRRPQRVFTR